From Rutidosis leptorrhynchoides isolate AG116_Rl617_1_P2 chromosome 3, CSIRO_AGI_Rlap_v1, whole genome shotgun sequence, a single genomic window includes:
- the LOC139901067 gene encoding premnaspirodiene oxygenase-like, with product MPGNTTSSSPLFYLMEFLISSIIIGIFVTIFSLFKLINIIKKQNPNPKFSLPGPWKLPIVGSIFSMVSRQPTHFVLRNMARKYGPLMHLQLGEISALIVSSPQLAKEILIKNDAAFANRPEIQVGKTILYNSSDIAFTSYGNYWRQLRKICSSELFSPKKVQSFSYIREEEVKFMMKSVLSSSRSPINLNEKIFTMMNTITSRAAFGKIYKEQDLLVQMINEMTDVAGGFGVTDLFPSYKFLDAITRTSLKMKRIHQNLDRILNNVLDEHEKDKKKIVGVKDGTDKEDLLDILFRLKDSGDLEYPISVDNIKAVILDVFTGGTDTCSSTVEWAMSEMIRNPHVLKKAQAEVREVFKGKEFVQENDIQGLKYLKLVIKETLRLHPVVPLLLPRECRESCVINGYVIHVKTKVIINAWALGRDPEFWEDPECFRPDRFVNSSIDFSGKHLEYLPFGAGRRMCPGSLFGLATVEISLSHLIYYCDWKLPEHIKPEDLDMSETSGATCRRKNSLHLIATPYIPQ from the exons ATGCCAGGCAACACCACTTCATCATCCCCTTTGTTTTACCTAATGGAATTTCTTATCTCCTCGATCATCATAGGTATATTTGTAACTATCTTTTCATTGTTCAAGTTAATAAATATAATCAAAAAACAAAATCCAAATCCAAAGTTTTCACTACCTGGTCCATGGAAGCTTCCTATCGTTGGAAGCATATTTTCCATGGTGAGTAGACAACCAACACATTTTGTCCTTCGAAACATGGCTCGAAAATATGGTCCGCTAATGCATCTTCAACTCGGTGAGATTTCAGCGTTGATTGTTTCGTCACCTCAACTGGCAAAAGAAATTCTGATAAAGAATGATGCTGCATTTGCAAACAGGCCTGAAATTCAAGTTGGCAAGACTATCTTGTATAACAGCAGCGATATTGCCTTTACTTCTTATGGTAATTATTGGAGGCAGCTCAGAAAAATATGCAGCTCAGAATTGTTTAGTCCAAAGAAAGTTCAGTCGTTTTCTTATATTCGAGAGGAAGAGGTCAAGTTTATGATGAAATCAGTTTTGTCGTCCTCAAGGTCACCGATTAATCTTAATGAAAAGATTTTTACAATGATGAACACAATAACTTCAAGAGCCGCTTTTGGAAAAATCTACAAAGAACAAGATTTACTAGTTCAGATGATAAATGAGATGACAGATGTAGCAGGAGGATTCGGTGTGACCGACTTGTTTCCTTCTTATAAGTTTTTAGATGCTATTACAAGGACGAGCTTGAAGATGAAGAGAATTCATCAAAACCTTGATAGAATACTTAACAACGTCCTTGACGAACATGAAAAAGACAAGAAAAAAATTGTAGGGGTAAAAGATGGAACAGATAAGGAAGATTTGCTTGATATTCTTTTTAGACTCAAAGATAGTGGTGATCTTGAGTATCCTATCTCAGTTGACAACATCAAAGCAGTGATATTG GATGTTTTTACAGGTGGAACTGATACTTGCTCATCAACGGTGGAGTGGGCCATGTCTGAAATGATAAGGAACCCTCATGTTTTAAAAAAAGCACAAGCTGAAGTGCGAGAAGTTTTTAAGGGTAAGGAATTCGTACAAGAAAATGATATACAAGGACTGAAGTATCTAAAGTTGGTGATTAAAGAAACTTTGAGATTGCATCCCGTAGTTCCGTTATTGCTTCCTAGAGAATGTCGTGAAAGTTGTGTGATCAACGGATATGTCATACATGTAAAAACAAAGGTCATTATTAATGCGTGGGCTCTTGGAAGGGATCCTGAATTTTGGGAAGATCCGGAATGTTTTCGACCAGATAGGTTTGTAAACAGTAGTATTGATTTCTCGGGGAAACATTTGGAGTATCTTCCATTTGGGGCGGGAAGAAGGATGTGTCCTGGTAGTTTATTTGGTTTGGCGACGGTTGAGATTAGTTTATCTCATTTAATTTATTATTGTGATTGGAAATTGCCTGAGCACATAAAGCCGGAAGACTTGGACATGAGTGAGACTTCTGGAGCAACTTGCAGGAGAAAAAATAGTTTGCATCTAATTGCCACTCCTTATATTCCACAATGA